The sequence below is a genomic window from Longimicrobiales bacterium.
ACCACTTGCGCACCGGCCGTATCCGTCAGGCGTGCGAGCTCCTCGAGGTGCTCATCGGTATCCTGCAGCGGCATCGATTTCAGCGGGGCCGCCACCAGTATGGCACGCTCCCGCGGGTCCTTCGTGTCGAGTATATCAGGCTCCTTGTGCTGCCCGTGAATCAGTCCGTTCAATCTACTGCCGCGACCCCCGCCGCGTCAGTCCGGCGGACACGTCAGTCGCGGACGCCGGCGAGCGATACAATCCCGGTCTTCGAGTACGGGATCGTGCGCCCGATCGGCTGCGACAGCCGTACGTCGCCCCGTACACGATAATTGAATGTGCCCGTGTCGAGTATCGAGCGAACGGCACCACCCAGGTCGTCGTAGCGGAACTGGATCGGCACCTCGACGATCGTGGACCCGTTGCCACGCACGCGGACCGGATCTTCCACTGTGCCCTGCGAGAAGCTCACCCAGCGGCCGGCGCTGTCCGGATGCTCGACCTGCATGTCATAGCTGATCGACCGGGTCTCCAGATCGAACCCGTTCGGGTTTCCGACATACACCTGGGCGTAAAGCGTGCCTCCGCGCAGGCCGATGCCGCCCACACGGACCGATTCGATACGCACCTCTGGCTCGCGCACCACGCTCGAGCATGCCGCGGCGAGGAGCAGAACGGGAAGAAGCAGTGAACGGGTCCTGATCATCATGGCGCCCTGTTACGGTTCACGTGACGTTACTCGCCGTTCGATATGGCAAGTGCCGGACCCCCCGCCCCGCCTGTGCGAGAGCGGTATTCTGTGGTCCCGGCGATACTTGCAGAGGTCATGAGGCAGCGGCGGGTGTCCCGGTCCGGGGACGCCCGCCGCTCTTCCAGTGCCGAGCACGCTCTCCTACTGCCTGGTCCGATACACGCGCAGCACCTCGCCCATCTCCGGATCAAACACCCGCAGCTCGACGGGCTGTCCGGGACGGATACCGCGTGCGACCTCGCGCACATCCCCCGGGGTCCGGATGCGACGGCCGTTGATCGCCAGCACGATGGTACCCCGCGCGACCACATTCGCAGCCGATCCCTGCGGCTGGCCTGTCACCATGACGCCTCCTTCACCCCGATAGCCCGCCTCCTGCGCCAGCTGCGGCGTCAGCGCGGTGACAGCGAACCCGAGTACCTGTTCGGGCTCCTCCTGCTGCGGCTCCGGCGCCGGGCCTGCCGCCACGTCTGGACGCGGGAATTCGCCGAGCGTGACTCGCACTTCCTGCCGTCGACCGTCACGCAGGACGCCTAGCGCGACCTCCTGGTTGGGGCGCAGGCCGGCGAGCCGGGTGATCAGGTCGGAGTGGTCCAGTATGGGTGTATCGTTGACGGACAGGATGATGTCGCCGATGCGCAGGCCGGCGCGCTGGGCCGGGAGATCGTCCTGAACGCCCGTGATCAGAGCACCGCGCACCTCGCGCAGCTCGTACAGCTCGGCCTCCGTGGCCGTAACGGGCTGGACGGCGACGCCGAGCTGCGGGCGCCGCAGGTAACCGAACTCGAGCAGGTCGGTCATTACGCGGCGCGCCAGCGTGATCGGCACCGCAAAGCCGTAACCCACGAACCGGTCACTGCCGAAGATGGCCGAGTTGATCCCCACGACCCGGCCGAACAGGTCGATCAGCGGACCGCCCGAATTGCCCGGGTTGATCACGGCATCCGTCTGAATGAACGACTCGAGCTGGAGATCCCCGCCCGATATCTGGCGGCCCGTGGCGCTTACGATGCCGGCTGTGACGGTAAAGTTCAGGCCCAGCGGATTGCCGAGCGCGAGCACCCAGTCGCCGACGCGCAGATTATCGGAATCGCCGAGCGGCGCCGTGGGCAGGGACTCACCCGGCGCAGGATCGATCTTGATCACGGCAATGTCGGTCTCGAGATTGCCGCCAATCACCTCAGCGCGGTACTCACGGCCATCCACCAGGCGCACGGTCAGCTGCGAGGCTTCCGCGACGACGTGGTTATTCGTCAGGATGTGCCCATCGGCATTCACGATCACGCCCGAGCCGCTCCCGCGGCGCGGCTGCTGCGGCCCGAATCCGGGCGGGAGCAGGTCGCGGAATCCGGGCGGGATCTGATCGTTCCGCGCGCTGAGCGGCGCCTGTTCCACCGAGATGTACACGACGGCGGGCAGCGCCTGCTCCGCTGCGGCGCGGAACGCCGCCGACAGGGCGATCGCCGTGGTCGTGTCCGCTATCCCGGGTGCGCCAAGCCGTTGGCGTACCTGCTGCTGCGCCGGCGTCTGCGCAGTTGCCACGACGGGCGTCAGCAGCAGCGCGATGGCCAGCCAGCGACCTCTTCTCAGCATGATCTCCTCGCTCTCGTTTCAATACCCACATGCGCGACGGGCGCACGAAGGGCCGGTGCTGCAAGCACCGGCCCACTGCGTGTCACGCCGCCGACGCGCGGCGGTCTCAGCCCTTGGCGTTCTCGATGCGACGGCCGCTCTCGCGGTTCGTCGCTTTCACCTGAATACGGCGCGGCTTCGCCTCCTCCGACTTCGGCAGACGCACACTCAGGATTCCATCCTCGTAGTGAGCCTCGCACTGGTCTCCCTTCACTGTCGGCGGCACAGTGAAGCTGCGCTGATAGCGCCCGTAGCGACGCTCGAACAGCCGGTAATCCGAATCCTTCCGGCCCTCCTCGCGCTGCACCTTCTTCTCGCCCGCGATCGTGAGGACGTTGTTTTCCAGCGTGATATCGAGGTCCTCATTGCGGAAGCCCGGCATCTCGACCTCGAACCGGATCTCGTCGTCCGTCTCCACCACCTCCGCCGGCATGGCCACCAGACCGCCGTTCTCCGCATCCGGCCACATCGAGCCGGCCAGACGGTCCATCTCGCGGCTCATGCCCAGCAGCGAATCGAGTGCAGAGCCACCACGACCACGTGTCATAGGAATCATTGCTCCACCTCCATGGTTTCTCCACGTCGGCGCGCCCGCCGCACACCCTGCACGGCGCTGCGACGCGCCCCACGATATATCACGGCATTGGCCGTGCCCGTCGCGCGCGCCGATGTGGCAGATGCGCAGCCGCTTCAGAGGTGGTGTGTTTGTCGATTCGACATGCCGCTTGCCGAAATTGCCGACTGTACCGAGCATGGCACGGCAATCACGCCGCTGGCGACCGTCAATGGACCGCCACGGCGCTCGAGCGGAGCACGACGACTATTCCGACTCGGCCTCCCGGCGGAGACGGTCCCAGTACTCGATGCGCTTGCGGACGTCCTTCTCGAAGCCGAGCGCGCCGGGCTCGTAGAACCGTGCGCCACGCAGCTCATCGGGCAGGTGCTCCTGCGGGACGAAGCTGCCCTCGTAGTCGTGGGCGTACCTGTAGCCGTCGTGATATCCGAGATCCTTCATGAGACGCGTGGGCGCGTTGCGGATATGGAGCGGCACGGCTGCAGCGGGCGTCTTCCTCGCGGCATCGAGTGCAGCGTTGAGCGCGCGATAGGACGCGTTCGACTTCGGCGCCGTTGCCAGATAGATCGTCATCTCGGCCAGGGGCAGGAAACCCTCCGGCGGTCCGAGGATCTGGAACGCCTGCCGCGCGCCGACGGCGACCTGGAGCGCGTTCGGATCGGCCATCCCGATGTCTTCCGCCGCCATTGCGATCGCGCGCCGGAAGATGATCAGCGGATCCTGACCGCCCTCGATCATGCGTGCCATCCAGTAGAGTGCGCCGTCGGCGTCGCTGCCGCGCA
It includes:
- a CDS encoding LEA type 2 family protein, whose product is MMIRTRSLLLPVLLLAAACSSVVREPEVRIESVRVGGIGLRGGTLYAQVYVGNPNGFDLETRSISYDMQVEHPDSAGRWVSFSQGTVEDPVRVRGNGSTIVEVPIQFRYDDLGGAVRSILDTGTFNYRVRGDVRLSQPIGRTIPYSKTGIVSLAGVRD
- a CDS encoding trypsin-like peptidase domain-containing protein, whose translation is MLRRGRWLAIALLLTPVVATAQTPAQQQVRQRLGAPGIADTTTAIALSAAFRAAAEQALPAVVYISVEQAPLSARNDQIPPGFRDLLPPGFGPQQPRRGSGSGVIVNADGHILTNNHVVAEASQLTVRLVDGREYRAEVIGGNLETDIAVIKIDPAPGESLPTAPLGDSDNLRVGDWVLALGNPLGLNFTVTAGIVSATGRQISGGDLQLESFIQTDAVINPGNSGGPLIDLFGRVVGINSAIFGSDRFVGYGFAVPITLARRVMTDLLEFGYLRRPQLGVAVQPVTATEAELYELREVRGALITGVQDDLPAQRAGLRIGDIILSVNDTPILDHSDLITRLAGLRPNQEVALGVLRDGRRQEVRVTLGEFPRPDVAAGPAPEPQQEEPEQVLGFAVTALTPQLAQEAGYRGEGGVMVTGQPQGSAANVVARGTIVLAINGRRIRTPGDVREVARGIRPGQPVELRVFDPEMGEVLRVYRTRQ
- a CDS encoding Hsp20/alpha crystallin family protein — its product is MIPMTRGRGGSALDSLLGMSREMDRLAGSMWPDAENGGLVAMPAEVVETDDEIRFEVEMPGFRNEDLDITLENNVLTIAGEKKVQREEGRKDSDYRLFERRYGRYQRSFTVPPTVKGDQCEAHYEDGILSVRLPKSEEAKPRRIQVKATNRESGRRIENAKG